One Deltaproteobacteria bacterium DNA window includes the following coding sequences:
- a CDS encoding AAA family ATPase: MRGNLPKPIKKQREVLYMPSAGHTAVLGTAGSGKTTLALYRAAYLSEPSMPHAGRTLLLTFNKTLVTYLKYLKPIELQNVQVETYHTFARGYLNNRGKMSRNCICDPDYRNTFISQAVKVVESGYEPSKFFKRPLEFFSDEIQWIFSHGITSQEEYVEVERVGRIGTNLSRKLRPVMYEILNKYLDIRTAAGKLYDWDDISIAVRKEFEEDSSARFYKHIIVDEGQDFSPEMIRSLAAAIPEDGSLSFFGDVAQQIYGQRMSWRSAGLNIPQQWFFKENYRNTKQIAQLGLAISRMPFFQDIPDLVEPTSPRADGALPTLVDCTDKDQQVEIALRAARGAGKTQSVAILVKDRAQEKIFSSALGANATRLHRDLQVWNDGPGIYHGTYHAAKGLEFDVVILPFLDADNLPDPDYIASHGEEDGLTHDGRLLYVAVTRAKTSLILLYTKELTSLLPVDESLYQRVKP, encoded by the coding sequence ATGAGGGGAAATCTGCCAAAACCTATCAAGAAGCAGCGCGAGGTGTTGTACATGCCTTCAGCAGGGCACACTGCCGTGCTCGGAACTGCTGGAAGCGGTAAGACGACACTCGCTCTCTATCGGGCTGCCTATCTGTCCGAGCCGTCGATGCCACATGCTGGAAGGACGCTGCTCCTGACATTTAATAAAACACTTGTCACCTATCTTAAATATCTCAAACCCATTGAGCTACAGAATGTCCAAGTTGAAACCTACCATACATTCGCACGAGGTTATCTCAACAACCGTGGGAAAATGAGCAGGAATTGCATTTGCGATCCTGACTACAGAAACACGTTCATTTCCCAAGCAGTCAAAGTAGTCGAATCCGGCTACGAACCGTCAAAATTCTTTAAGAGGCCGCTCGAATTTTTCTCTGACGAAATCCAGTGGATTTTCAGCCATGGGATCACTTCCCAAGAGGAATATGTGGAAGTGGAGCGCGTTGGGCGTATCGGCACAAATCTTTCCCGCAAGCTTAGGCCAGTCATGTACGAGATTCTCAACAAGTATCTCGATATTCGAACTGCCGCTGGAAAATTGTATGACTGGGATGACATCTCTATTGCTGTGCGAAAAGAGTTCGAAGAGGATTCTTCGGCACGTTTTTATAAGCACATAATCGTTGATGAAGGGCAAGATTTCTCCCCAGAGATGATTCGCTCGCTGGCGGCAGCAATCCCTGAAGACGGTTCACTCTCGTTTTTCGGGGATGTTGCTCAGCAAATCTATGGACAACGGATGAGCTGGCGCTCTGCTGGACTGAATATCCCTCAACAGTGGTTCTTCAAAGAAAACTACCGAAATACAAAACAGATCGCTCAGTTGGGGCTGGCTATTTCCAGGATGCCTTTTTTCCAGGATATTCCCGATTTGGTTGAACCCACATCACCAAGGGCCGACGGCGCGTTGCCTACCTTAGTCGACTGCACAGACAAGGATCAACAGGTTGAAATCGCACTTCGGGCAGCAAGAGGTGCTGGGAAAACTCAGAGTGTTGCCATCCTCGTAAAAGATAGAGCCCAGGAAAAGATCTTTAGCTCCGCCTTGGGAGCAAACGCTACACGATTACACCGCGACCTTCAGGTATGGAATGACGGCCCCGGCATTTACCATGGCACCTATCACGCGGCTAAGGGGCTTGAATTTGACGTTGTGATACTTCCTTTCTTGGATGCGGACAATCTTCCCGATCCGGACTACATAGCCTCTCACGGGGAAGAGGATGGTCTTACGCATGATGGCAGACTTCTCTATGTGGCGGTAACGAGAGCAAAAACGAGCTTGATCCTGCTATACACCAAGGAGCTCACATCACTGCTGCCTGTTGACGAATCACTCTACCAGAGGGTCAAGCCATGA